From the genome of Desulfovibrio aminophilus DSM 12254:
CGGTCTGGCTAGGAATTACCTAAAAAAATGGCCGCCATCTATTGGACGATCTGGTTGATTTAATAAGGCATTGCTGCTGTCGGTGCAGCCAGTCAATTCCGTGTATACTTCGGCCACTCGCCCCCTCAGACGAATGGAGCAACGTTCGCTATAGCGCCAGTGACAATCTACAATTCCCTTGCGTTGATCGCTTCCACTCTCGAAACGTGCGGACAGATGTATTCATACTCCAGGAGCCGCATGGTCAGAGATGGTCTTGTTTCATCGGAGCAAGGGGTGACGGTCTCAAGGTGGACAGGTTCAAGAGCTACGCCGCTCTCTCGGCCCAGACCAGATGAGATTCTTCCTCTGGATGGGGCCATTCTCATATATCTTCATCGGTTTCTTGCCGCCAAAAACGGAATATGGCTGGCGGGTATTGTAGAAGTTGAACCTCCAACCCAGAGTCTCTACTCCTAGCTGGCCCTAGAACAGGGGACTTTACAGTCGCTATAAGCCTCCCCAACAGTCCCCATACCTCGTGATTCACCGCTGGCCGCGCCTTCGCCAAGCGACGACCAAACGCGGCCTCGCGCAACCACGCGGATACCGGCAAGCCGTATGTCATGGCTCGTACTTGAGCCTCCGAATAATCATGCAGACTCAGGCGCACACCGACCGTGTGTTCCAACCGGCTTTGCTTCTTCGGTCGAGCCATCAGTCATGCCTTCCGGACGGCTGGTCGCCCCCCCGGCAGCCGGGGCGGCCCCGGCCGGGTCCGCGCCTTCCCTGGCCCAGTTGACCTCGCGCTTCGGCTGCCCTATATTTTGTTCAGCCGCTATGCTTGCCCCTTGGGTCGTCCGGGTGGAGGGGCCCAGGCCGGTATCCGGGGGACCTGGAAAGCTGGTCCCACGGGACGCAAGCAGGGCGGCTTTTTCTTTGTCCGTGTACAGCCTGGAGGGAGTAGA
Proteins encoded in this window:
- a CDS encoding plasmid mobilization protein; translation: MARPKKQSRLEHTVGVRLSLHDYSEAQVRAMTYGLPVSAWLREAAFGRRLAKARPAVNHEVWGLLGRLIATVKSPVLGPARSRDSGLEVQLLQYPPAIFRFWRQETDEDI